The sequence below is a genomic window from Amphiura filiformis unplaced genomic scaffold, Afil_fr2py scaffold_65, whole genome shotgun sequence.
aacctcgaaatcgaatttctagttcgaaatggcttcaaatttcattgttttattcaaaataagtaacaaaatcagtgataaatgaaagttgctgttcaaattgaacttgtaagggtcggtgacagatcaaatggaaaaatagggggtcttcgggtgacagatcaTGTGAAAAAatgtggggtctttgggtgacagcgatgctgaaaaagggggtcttaacagccctacatacgcgtcacctccaaagttggggtGCCCCCCCggaagtgcatatacaccaaacacaagtcaattgaagccgtacaatttaccgcgaatttaggaccgtaaaatttagactcttcttttgtctagattagcacccaaccgcacatctcaaggttttatgtaaaaaatcaatataacttaccaaaacgaaaactgaaattcacgagcttcaaattttcagtaactaacaaaaggctgaataaaagattggccacacctgggagactaccacttcagaataacaatgacttacaaaaacggatacggttacggaaacagaaactgaaaagataaaacgacggtaagtaTCCTAAGCTGTTCTACCACATGTTTTGGGAAGCCCATTGATACTGAGGTGTCCCACATTTTTTGATGTTGAACAGTACCAAATGCTTTTAGTCAATGAAGCACATGTATGTAGACTGGACGGTTGAATTCAATATTTCTGATGTTTGCTATTTGTTCTCTTGTGCTCCTGCCTTCCACAAAACCTCTGCTCTGTGGGAATCTCACGACGCATGTACTCATCTCAACCACTAATAGTAATGTACAGCATAATCTTCCTTGCATGGGAGATTATGGCCCTTTTGTTTTTGCATTCTCTTGTGTCACCCTTTTTGGGGAGAAGGTAGGAATATTGATCTGGTCCAGTCTATCGGCCAGCTCTTGTCTTTCCACAGAAGATTGCATAATTTGTGCATCACATCCACTCCTTCGTGTGTTCATATAGTGCAAATATCATCGATATTATGTGCGGTGCATACAAATACGGCTAGTGTTGATAGTGAGCAAgtttccggataatttctgaccggatagaaattataccgcaatgtaccgcactaCAGGGCGTCCCAGAAAAAAACTGCTTCCATTTTATTAATTTAACTTCTTTTTCTCTCATTCTTGCACCACATATTTTAgacagatatatatttaaaaataataatcatgTAACAATATTGGGTAtattgatttaattccaaacttcaatATTGGGAATAGCTGCTCTGAACCCGATTAATTAAACattcaaattgggtaaagttctttttggaccaaactgtagttgtgggaggacaagattcAGCTATCATCTCAATTATGACCAAATACCTCCTACTTTTTAACCTATTGGAATTTTTCAAACTGTACACTTTTTTGATACACCcgtaaacattttcaaacaaaatagattagcatttctttgacataaaatgttagcttttactgtcaaatatatcccctttattttttatttttttatctacggcaaagcaaagaaaattggaatttactaccagcgcacatgtcgctaatacgtaccactccttcggtcatgttgtggtacgaccctttgttgtgtatatcaccgtcccgcacgccgtgtacgtactgtgtgttatgaacatcgtgtatgcgttcgactaataattccatcgtaataataaagcgccggttccggcgtcttattcaaaatctcggattttgacaaaactacagcacctagagtcttgatttttgcagggtatattggtttaataaagtacaatttaatcgtgtaaaaaaggaattttaaaaattcagtgagggcgtcttcctcagcaaatgttataatatggctttaaatatcgGTCGTgtgaggttcatcaggtctggaCAGTCAGTGCCTGCCACCTGAGCCTGGCTGCACCGTGCACTGACATCATGCAAATAACCCAAATGGTCGTGATGGTACGAGTAACTTATTGTCAGGCGATAAACAAATAAACTTACAAATAAGAGACGTCAACAAAATGGACTTTGACCTGATACCACTGTTTGATGACTGTGTATAAGATCTGATAATGGATTAGGTGCAATCAAAACGTTCTGCATTATCATAATATCCGCCTTTTTCGACTTTAACTCTATATAAAACATGCTCGCAATTAAGTCGTATACAGAAAGTAATGAATGACCTGAAGACTGTAAGGAAACCTTTTGAATGACCCAGTATTATGCAATTAAATAGCACAACTCTAACAATATCGCGTGCAATATTGTCGGTCATTGCCATCATGTGTGCTGATGAGAATATCATTATTTGACAAATCTCTGCTACGGATTGAATTCAGTTACCTTTCTTCTATATTTGTTGCTGTTAAAACTTGAGGTAAGTTAATTAAATCATTTATAAGCTCTCCATATGGATTATAGTGACGGAGGCATTTTTACATATTAATGCCACTGGATTCCACTGGATTTTATTAGTGTAATTTAAAGATGGAAAAATCTTAATGGCAAAACCATTCTGTTCGAAACGTTTTCCTGATCATAGACCATATCATTTAATATTTTAGAAATTCCCAATATCGTCTATGTTCTAATActatatatataaatttataatcTTCGGATATACGTGTAATCATAttataaatgagggaaattatactTTCAGAAATCAAAATCCAAGACACTGAATCTTATTATGTATATCCAGCTGATTACCTATAAAGGGCCATACAGACTCCGAGTAATTGACGTATAGAATATTTTGATCGTACCCTATTcccattatatttccagtaatgtttaacttctaacgaatgtccGATGACGTCAAATCGATAAATATGTGATGTAAAATGTCTCGTGAAAGTAtaatatcgattttacgtcatcaaatattAGTTAGAAAAAACAATAGAacgggaatagattaaataacgacaatatgttgcatcaaatattctgcATCCACCAAAAAGTCTGTAGCGGCCTTAACTCTATAAAGTACTGAAGCGGATCAATTATTTGAGTCCAAGGTATTATCTGTTAGCAACAGAATACGCGGATTTATGGTTTCTCTAgcagaagtcaatttgtgccgaaatttctGCAATAGGCTTATTGCATATGAACAAAGGAGATGTACAATCTCCGAAATGCGTTTATGCAATTATACATCTGTTGCATTGTAGGGAGGAATTtcagcacaaattgacttccggtagagaaatccTAAATCTTGCCAGTGggtcacttatcatgcttattgggATAATAAATAAGGAATAACTGAGATGCTTTGTTACCTAGGTAATATAGTGAAACGGGTCAATACCCAATAGGTCCTATTGGTTGTGACCTATTTTGTTGTGTTTTCGAGGTAACCAAATATCCTACACAGGGCAAAGTATTCTATTTTTTGATTGCCATTAACAAAAACATTTTCATCAAATGAGGAAGACATTTTCTGTTTTGACCCAAATGTTGACCTTCGACTTTTTTGCTCATAGGTCCGGAACGATAAGCCGTAGCTAGGTAAAATCATACATTTTTTGAATCCTTATAACCTGAGGAATATATTTTGGAATAAGTtttaactttgaaatttgacccctgtataaactttgacctcggAATTCTGGGATTGTACAAATGGCTAACATTGGCTAACGAACTTTTTCTAATAAGTGACCACAAGGAGGATGTCAATTCTGTTGCGTGTATGACCTAGGACACAATTGTGGCACCAGAATTGATTAATCTCTAGTACTTATATATATTTTCGACACAGACAGTATGTTTTCAGCTCATTACAGTGAATATTTTTGGGTCGGTGGggagcagtgtttgcactcaaatattaagacaaataaagctgacacacaagtggAATGGCATGggttctataaacatgataaaggagaTCCTATTTCTATAGGCTTGATattaaggggtgtcatttccgcaCCATGTTCGTGTTTACATATTATTGGCTTTAACTCAACAAGACCTATGGAACTATAAATGCAATGCTTCCTTGCCTTATTtcttataagatcaatgtattaatattattattaaacaaaTGCTAAAATGGGAAGCGCATGCCATCCCACTCACCATTAATTAAACGTTCAACATACTTAAGCGTAAACCTTGTAATGTTATGAATTATTCTAATTCAAGATCTACAAATAATGTATCATATCAAtgcacattttgatttttaatttcaGATTGTTGAATACAGCTAAAGCACTATGTCGACGGATATTACCAATCTTAGGCGAGTTCTCCTATGGACCATTCCCCGCAGTATCTCCACAGCATTCGAGCGATGCGTTGCAGGGTTGGACAACGTTGCCATCATTCACGAACCATACACCACAGCATACTACTTCGGTCCAGATCGCCAGTACCTCCAGACCCCGTTCCTCCCCGTTGAATATGGCTACAGCTATCAGAATATTAAAGATCAGCTTGAAGGAGATCATAAAGACAAACAACTAGTGTTTTGCAAAGACCATGCGTACAGTCTCGACAAGCGTTATGATAAGATCCCAAGTGGTTTCACTCATACCATTCTGATCCGAGATCCTGCTAAAAGTATGTCTTCCTTCTACGATGTATGTACAATGCCTGTGTGTCTCAACTATGGTCTCTTAAGACATGTCCTACCAGAAGGTTACGCTTTTAAAGAGCTCTATGAGCTGTATGAGTACATTAAGAACAACTTAGGACAAGAACCAGCCATAATTGATGCAGATGATCTCATCCAGTATCCAGAACAAATAGTGAGACGTTACTGTGATGCGATTGGTGTTGAATTCACGAACGCCATGCTGGATTGGGATCCATCCACCAGCGTTACTACCACGTGGTCTAGTACCATGAAGCTACTCAAGCAAGTCGGTGTGTATGAGAAGGCTCTTAGTAGCAATGGGTTTACCCCAAGGAAGCCTAAGGTCATGGATTTGTCATCGTTGCCCGAAGATGTCCAAATTGCTGTCAAAATCTGCCAGCCATATTATGACAAACTATATGAGAAGAGGATCGTTCCTGAAAACAGGGAGACTGAAGTATAGACACTATAGTGTGCTAACTCCCCGGGGGATACTAAAGTTTGGtttaggggtgtgccgctgagaatttgaaagcaGACCCATCAATatagaaagtcaaaattttcggctgaATTTAATCCAGATTGTCttagttttttaaatatttcccctAAATTTCGCTAgactgaggcaaaattgggctattttctgaaaatttttTCGAAAATTTCGAAAATGGACCCATCCATatgtaccaaaattggcttagaaaaaaggggtcattgatctataacaaattaccgagttgcaaaacttttcgtgataaaaactcgaacggtggtgatgcaactgcaaatttcacttttgcaaatctaatcattcaccgagttacgctgcatattcacctcatttttttcaatcttagtgattaaagtctaaaatgagcaaaaataccttaaaaaatatccagggacctcaaaatagtgagcatcagttactaagtccgcctaacaactacatcgcgtcaaacaaaaaaatcttgcgtcttcgcgtatcaacacgccgcgtcaaacaaaaaacCGCGTATCGTTTTGTGCGCTTCATCTCGCGacatcgcgtatcaacacgctgcAATAAACACGGGAAATCAATATGAGTGAGGAGAgtcatgggtgccatgggttggcgATATTATTTAACAATCCGCGATGCATGTATGATACATGGGTGACCATCAAActggcaaaaatacaaattaataattttttacCAGTTGACTAGAAAGAACTACTAAAACCACGATAAGAGGCAGAGCGGATaagagggatgtgagctaaaggGGGAACAGTGGAAAGAACGAGAGGATAGGAGCAAAAAACCGTGTATCATTTAAGAGGCAGAGCGGataagagggagaagaggggTGTGAGCTAAAGGACCCCAGtggaaagaacgggaggataggagacaacacgggggggggggggcaacaaagaagaagttgattaaaatgaataaaattaaacTACTGACCAATCGCAATAAAAactcggagggtggtgatgcatttgtaaaattgcatttatgtacgaaccgcgaaagacgggtgaccgctagtataccaaaaggccgaaaatgctaccaaCATTTGCTGCACATATCTGTATTGAGTACCCCACCCCGGGACTATAACTTATGAGAACAGCTTAGGTTGTCAATGAAAAGTCATTGGATGGCAACCGTAATGCGTTTTCATCTAAGTAAACCGAGATCAGACTCCCAAATTTACCATCCCAAATCAAagctattattgacaaaaatacttttaaatatgccataaaaaacACCTTGCCAGAAGTGCGTTAACCGAAGAGTCAGCTGCATTTGTGTAACCTGTTCCTTTCTGTCCTTTTGCTTGTTTTGTCCTCCGTCCCAGGCACCGTCTTGTCTTTATgtaggaccccattggaaataagtttacacatttgcagctagactttatgggttatcctgcaTGGCATTTTggctttttggtgtctttgcttgtatccatgtatttcataatgcttaatttgtgataatttgtgattgattatatttattgttcttgtcgattttgcctaataaatatgaatgaatgaatgaatgaatgaatgaatgcgcATTAGAAAACTCTAGCGAGTTAGGCAGGCCTGATTATTGTcaaaaaacaatttcattttcctttttttatactttttaccaTTGAAAACATGAATACCGCGACCGCGATTTGCAGTTGTGCTTAAACAGGTGATTTGTATACCCCGACAGTATA
It includes:
- the LOC140144596 gene encoding uncharacterized protein → MSTDITNLRRVLLWTIPRSISTAFERCVAGLDNVAIIHEPYTTAYYFGPDRQYLQTPFLPVEYGYSYQNIKDQLEGDHKDKQLVFCKDHAYSLDKRYDKIPSGFTHTILIRDPAKSMSSFYDVCTMPVCLNYGLLRHVLPEGYAFKELYELYEYIKNNLGQEPAIIDADDLIQYPEQIVRRYCDAIGVEFTNAMLDWDPSTSVTTTWSSTMKLLKQVGVYEKALSSNGFTPRKPKVMDLSSLPEDVQIAVKICQPYYDKLYEKRIVPENRETEV